The DNA segment GATAGAGATGGCGGGCGGTTCCAGCATGGTAGGGGGCGAGTAATGGCAAGCACACCGACAGCACAAGCACCGAAGACGAACCGGATCGGCCTGAGCGTGCTCGACTACCGCGGCGGCAAGACCACGCTGTGCGCGGGCTGCGGCCACAACGCCATCTCCGAGCGCATCATCGACGCCATGTACGAGATGGGCGTGAAGCCGGAGCGGGTGATCAAGCCCTCGGGCATCGGATGTTCGTCCAAAAGCCCGGCGTATTTCATGAGCCGCTCGCACAGCTTCAACGCCGTCCACGGACGTATGCCGTCGGTGGCCACGGGCGCGCTGCTGGCAAACAAGAAGATGATGTGCATCGGCGTCAGCGGCGACGGCGACACCGCCTCCATCGGCATCGGACAGTTCCTCCACCTCATGCGCCGCAACCTGCCCATCATCTACGTGATCGAGGACAACGGCGTGTACGGCCTGACCAAGGGCCAGTTCTCGGCGACCGCCGACATCGGCTCGAAGCTGAAGAACGGCGTGATCAACGACCTGCCCGCCATCGACACCTGCGCGCTGGCGACCATGCTGGGCGCAACCTTCGTCGGCCGCAGCTTCAGCGGCGACAAGAAGCAGTTGCTGGCCATGCTGAAGGCGGCCATCGCCCACAACGGCACCGCCATGCTCGACGTCATCTCGCCCTGCGTCACCTTCAACGATCACGAGGGCTCCACCAAGTCGTACAAGTTCACCAAGGACCACGAGGAGCCGCTACAGGAAGTAACGTTCGTACCGTACTTCGAGGACATCTCGGTGGACTACGACCCGGGCACCACGATCGACGTCAGCATGCACGACGGGTCGCGCCTGCGCCTGCGCAAGCTGGAAGAAACCTACGATCCGACCAACAAGTCCGAAGCCCTCAAGCGCATGTCGGAAGCGCACGAGAAGGGCGACGTGCTGACCGGCATCTTCTACATCAACACCAAGGCGCCGAACTTCATGGAGATGCTCAACATGGTGGACGAGCCGCTGGCGACGCTGCCGGAGAGCGTCACCCGTCCCTCACGCCAGGTGCTCGAGGAGTGCATGCAAGAGCTGCGGTAAGGCAGTTGCCAGTTGCCAGTTAAAAGCTAAAGCCCTCGGAGGCCCGAGGGCTCTGTTTTCAAACTGACAACTAGCAACTGACAACTGTTTTCACGCCGCCAGCGGATCGTCCTTGGCCTTGTTCTGGTTATCTTTCTGCTGATGGCCGGGGTCCTGGTTAACCTGCTCTTGCCCGCTGTGCTCCGGGCTGCCGCCGGGCTCGGGGAAGTCGGTGTCGTTGGCCTTCACCAGGCTGCTC comes from the Candidatus Binatia bacterium genome and includes:
- a CDS encoding 2-oxoacid:ferredoxin oxidoreductase subunit beta, with translation MASTPTAQAPKTNRIGLSVLDYRGGKTTLCAGCGHNAISERIIDAMYEMGVKPERVIKPSGIGCSSKSPAYFMSRSHSFNAVHGRMPSVATGALLANKKMMCIGVSGDGDTASIGIGQFLHLMRRNLPIIYVIEDNGVYGLTKGQFSATADIGSKLKNGVINDLPAIDTCALATMLGATFVGRSFSGDKKQLLAMLKAAIAHNGTAMLDVISPCVTFNDHEGSTKSYKFTKDHEEPLQEVTFVPYFEDISVDYDPGTTIDVSMHDGSRLRLRKLEETYDPTNKSEALKRMSEAHEKGDVLTGIFYINTKAPNFMEMLNMVDEPLATLPESVTRPSRQVLEECMQELR